A portion of the Calliphora vicina chromosome 5, idCalVici1.1, whole genome shotgun sequence genome contains these proteins:
- the LOC135962439 gene encoding uncharacterized protein LOC135962439 — protein MEGFNYVVKPPQIPRVAFGSGMERETLPLQGPCLTSFMRQHQGDVFLSPGPMARVDERDHMEIKYPSKLGYTAFASKLLRLPAAETSNNPCVGTYDVEIKIKERKAFKPFNVGAQRSQKHKFLTPAPNTYSHHKTRKQLHISSAFGRQRKITPEVQIICSPLNNAHCHKCEQVPQGDYWRNYEEDLDLCRPCLHKIEQKLKTCSSTEVQRLRLRRFLLPYRLVRYCGFYHDHHGTTAATQLITTKILKFKINKENYLAMYM, from the exons ATGGAAG GCTTTAATTATGTTGTTAAACCTCCGCAAATTCCTCGTGTGGCCTTTGGCTCTGGCATGGAGCGTGAAACATTGCCTCTACAAGGACCCTGTTTAACCTCATTTATGAGACAACATCAAGGAGATGTATTTCTAAGTCCTGGACCCATGGCCCGGGTAGATGAAAGAGATCATATGGAAATTAag TACCCCTCTAAATTGGGTTACACCGCCTTTGCTAGCAAATTATTACGGTTACCAGCCGCAGAAACCTCTAACAATCCCTGTGTGGGTACCTATGATGTGgaaattaaaatcaaagaaagaaAAGCCTTTAAGCCGTTTAATGTGGGAGCCCAGAGATCACAGAAACATAAGTTTCTAACACCAGC ACCCAACACCTATAGCCATCATAAAACTCGAAAACAACTCCACATAAGCTCAGCCTTTGGCAGACAACGCAAAATTACCCCCGAAGTACAAATCATTTGCTCTCCCCTTAATAATGCTCACTGCCATAAATGTGAACAAGTACCCCAGGGGGACTATTGGCGTAATTATGAAGAGGACTTGGATTTATGCCGCCCTTGTCTACATAAAATCGAGCAGAAACTTAAAACCTGCTCCTCAACTGAAGTGCAACGTTTGCGTTTGCGCCGATTTCTGTTGCCCTATCGTTTGGTGCGCTATTGTGGTTTCTATCATGACCATCATGGCACCACGGCGGCCACTCAATTAATAACGaccaaaatattgaaatttaaaattaacaaggAAAATTATTTGGCCATGTACATGTGA